From one Lycium ferocissimum isolate CSIRO_LF1 chromosome 7, AGI_CSIRO_Lferr_CH_V1, whole genome shotgun sequence genomic stretch:
- the LOC132065350 gene encoding lactoylglutathione lyase-like isoform X1: protein MASGSKDSPSNNPGLHATPDEATKGYFLQQTMFRIKDPKVSLEFYSKVMGMSLLKRLDVPEMKFTLYFMGYEDLSSAPSDKVERTAWTFSQKATLELTHNWGTESDPNFTGYHSGNSEPLGFGHIGVTVDDVYKACERFESLGVEFVKKPLDEKMKDIAFIKDPDGYWIEIFDIKNLKKAAGPVA from the exons atggCTTCAGGTTCCAAGGATTCGCCTTCTAACAATCCAGGTCTTCATGCCACACCTGATGAAGCAACTAAAGGTTACTTTTTGCAACAAACT ATGTTCAGAATTAAGGACCCTAAAGTCAGTCTTGAATTCTACTCCAAAGTGATGGGCATGTC CTTGCTCAAGAGATTGGATGTCCCAGAGATGAAGTTCACCTTGTACTTCATGGGGTATGAG GATTTATCATCAGCACCCAGTGATAAAGTTGAACGTACAGCTTGGACCTTTAGTCAGAAAGCTACATTAGAGCTTACACA CAACTGGGGTACTGAGAGCGACCCTAATTTTACAGGTTACCACAGTGGGAATTCAGAACCGCTTGGCTTTG GACACATAGGTGTAACTGTTGATGACGTCTACAAGGCTTGCGAGAGATTTGAAAGCCTGGGCGTGGAGTTCGTAAAGAAACCTCTTGACG AAAAAATGAAAGACATTGCATTTATTAAAGATCCTGACGGCTATTGGATCGAGATCTTTGACataaaaaatctcaaaaaagCTGCTGGTCCTGTTGCTTGA